Proteins encoded by one window of Aphis gossypii isolate Hap1 chromosome X, ASM2018417v2, whole genome shotgun sequence:
- the LOC114122506 gene encoding biogenesis of lysosome-related organelles complex 1 subunit 6-like, with product MEELNTEPKEKCGETNESNLETKPGLLIINSYLNQINPDLQDVQSDIKEVVGKQKLLIDAMLKENEELSNLLNESEVQNMFLSIKHCHGQLVELKKKLMFLHKKTMTLEKRANVLRVAKQREALQREHQKESMLVREQELISKQT from the exons atggaaGAATTAAATACGGAACCTAAAGAAAAATGTGGAGAGACAAACGAATCGAA tttagaaACGAAGCCtggattattaataatcaactcctatttaaatcaaatcaatCCAGATTTACAAGATGTTCAATCTGATATTAAAGAAGTagt TGGCAAACAAAAACTGCTAATAGATGCTATGCTCAAAGAAAATGAAGAATTGTCTAATTTACTAAACGAATCAGAAGTTCaaaatatg ttcTTATCTATTAAACATTGTCACGGGCAACtggttgaattaaaaaaaaaactcatgtTTTTACACAAGAAAACTATGACATTAGaa aaaagaGCTAATGTTTTACGGGTGGCCAAACAAAGAGAAGCATTACAAAGAGAACATCAAAAAGAATCAATGTTGGTACGGGAGCAAGAACTTATATCAAAACAGACATAG